In the genome of Leptospira inadai serovar Lyme str. 10, one region contains:
- the queD gene encoding 6-carboxytetrahydropterin synthase QueD — MEEIELTKEFRFDAAHFLPNVPQGHKCRRMHGHSFRFKLHLKGTIDPVTGWLMDFAEVSKFVKPLLDNYLDHYLLNEIEGLENPTSENICIWLWEKLKPQLPLLRKITLHETCTSACIYEGPRHVASK; from the coding sequence ATGGAAGAAATTGAATTAACTAAAGAATTTCGCTTTGACGCGGCACATTTTCTCCCGAACGTCCCCCAAGGTCATAAGTGCAGAAGAATGCACGGTCATAGTTTCCGCTTTAAATTGCATTTAAAGGGTACCATCGACCCTGTTACCGGATGGCTAATGGATTTTGCGGAAGTCAGCAAGTTTGTGAAGCCTTTGCTGGACAACTATCTAGATCATTATTTATTAAACGAAATAGAAGGCTTGGAAAATCCAACGAGCGAAAATATCTGCATCTGGCTTTGGGAAAAATTAAAACCCCAGCTACCTCTATTACGCAAAATTACCCTTCATGAAACCTGTACAAGCGCATGTATCTATGAAGGTCCGAGACACGTTGCCTCTAAATAA
- the queC gene encoding 7-cyano-7-deazaguanine synthase QueC, whose protein sequence is MATKKESNAVRRNFSPDKPKAVVLFSGGLDSTTCLYQAIEDGYSPIALSFDYDQRHKVELKSAKKIANRLGIPHLIQKLQPKFFLGSSLTEKKIKVPKNSLGKSGIPNTYVPGRNILFLSFGVSLAEGIHAKRLYIGVNALDYSGYPDCRPEFLKAYSEAIRIGTKAGSEGHPLEIAAPLQYLGKKEIVLLGAKLGVPFSMTHSCYDPINGRPCGICDSCLLRKKGFQEAGIPEK, encoded by the coding sequence ATGGCTACTAAAAAAGAATCAAACGCCGTTCGGAGAAATTTCTCCCCCGATAAGCCTAAAGCGGTCGTGTTGTTTTCGGGCGGACTAGACTCGACAACCTGCCTTTACCAAGCGATTGAAGACGGCTACTCGCCGATTGCCCTTTCTTTCGATTATGATCAACGCCATAAAGTGGAGCTGAAATCCGCTAAAAAAATTGCGAACCGATTGGGAATCCCTCATTTGATCCAAAAGCTTCAACCGAAGTTTTTTTTAGGTTCATCGCTTACCGAAAAAAAAATAAAAGTCCCAAAGAATAGCCTGGGTAAATCGGGTATTCCGAATACGTATGTACCCGGTCGGAATATTCTTTTTTTATCCTTTGGCGTTTCCCTAGCGGAAGGAATTCACGCGAAACGACTTTATATCGGCGTTAATGCTCTCGACTATTCCGGATATCCTGATTGTCGCCCGGAATTCTTGAAGGCTTATTCCGAAGCGATTCGAATCGGTACAAAGGCAGGCTCGGAAGGGCATCCTTTGGAAATCGCCGCTCCCCTTCAATACTTGGGAAAAAAGGAAATTGTGCTATTGGGAGCCAAGCTAGGAGTTCCCTTTTCGATGACTCATTCCTGTTACGACCCGATCAACGGAAGACCTTGCGGAATATGCGACTCCTGCTTGCTTCGAAAAAAGGGTTTTCAGGAAGCAGGCATCCCGGAAAAGTGA
- a CDS encoding NAD(P) transhydrogenase subunit alpha, with product MEQFVGYLTIFLLAVFVGFEVITRIPPLLHTPLMSGSNAISGITIIGAILTLHSVNSPLVKILGFIAIVGATINVVGGFVVTHRMLGMFKKKD from the coding sequence ATGGAACAATTCGTAGGCTACCTGACGATTTTCCTCCTCGCAGTGTTCGTAGGATTCGAAGTCATCACCCGTATTCCTCCCCTTTTACACACTCCCTTAATGTCCGGCTCCAACGCGATTTCCGGAATCACGATTATTGGAGCGATTTTAACTCTTCACTCCGTTAATAGTCCCTTGGTTAAGATTCTTGGGTTTATCGCCATAGTCGGAGCTACCATCAACGTTGTCGGCGGTTTCGTAGTAACTCATCGAATGCTCGGAATGTTCAAGAAAAAGGACTAA
- a CDS encoding NAD(P)(+) transhydrogenase (Re/Si-specific) subunit beta, translated as MEKAFINLLYLISSILFIIGLKYLSHPKTAVRGNFIGAIGMFLAVVGVFIEYGKIGQEDIIWIASGILVGTVIGTYIALKVEMTGMPQLVALLNGFGGLASFLVGGNSLMEILETGKNAELLTNYQFTISTAATGIIGAVTFTGSVIAFGKLQGLVSEKSVRYLGDQIVKILFFAGSLYLGYLNVTQPRAIEWYWYVVIVGSVLGVLLVMPIGGADMPVVIALLNSYSGIAASATGFVLGNNVLIIAGSLVGASGVILTQIMCKAMNRSLPNVLFGGLGGAVATTDSGDIYAGKTKSTSAEEVAMLLDMAQRVVIVPGYGMAVAQAQHAVRDLYNQLTDRGIEVEFAIHPVAGRMPGHMNVLLAEADIPYDKMKEMDEINPTFDTVDVVIINGANDVVNPLAKTDPNSPIAGMPILDVEKAKTIIVIKRSLSPGFAGVPNPLFIQENALMYFQDGKKATQEIVTALKDM; from the coding sequence ATGGAAAAAGCGTTTATCAACCTTCTATACTTAATCTCAAGCATCCTATTTATCATCGGGTTGAAATACTTATCTCACCCCAAAACCGCCGTTCGCGGTAACTTTATCGGTGCGATCGGTATGTTCCTCGCGGTAGTCGGAGTATTCATCGAGTACGGAAAAATCGGACAAGAGGATATCATTTGGATCGCTTCCGGCATTCTTGTCGGAACCGTCATCGGAACGTATATCGCGCTTAAAGTAGAAATGACCGGAATGCCGCAACTCGTCGCATTACTGAACGGCTTTGGCGGTTTAGCCTCCTTCTTAGTCGGCGGAAATTCCCTCATGGAAATATTGGAGACGGGTAAAAACGCAGAATTACTTACGAATTACCAGTTTACTATTTCAACTGCTGCAACCGGAATCATCGGTGCAGTGACTTTTACCGGGAGTGTAATCGCATTCGGAAAACTGCAAGGATTAGTTTCCGAAAAATCGGTTCGATATCTAGGTGATCAAATCGTAAAAATATTATTCTTTGCCGGATCCTTATATCTCGGTTACTTGAACGTTACCCAACCGAGAGCCATCGAATGGTATTGGTATGTCGTAATTGTAGGCTCCGTCCTCGGAGTGCTTTTGGTAATGCCGATCGGTGGCGCCGATATGCCGGTAGTAATCGCATTATTAAACTCTTATTCCGGAATCGCGGCTTCCGCAACCGGATTCGTGTTGGGAAATAACGTATTGATCATCGCGGGATCTTTAGTCGGAGCCTCCGGCGTAATTCTGACTCAAATTATGTGCAAAGCGATGAACCGATCGCTTCCGAATGTTCTTTTCGGCGGATTAGGCGGGGCAGTCGCGACGACCGATTCCGGCGATATTTATGCCGGAAAAACGAAAAGCACTTCCGCCGAAGAAGTCGCGATGCTTTTGGATATGGCACAGCGTGTCGTTATCGTTCCAGGCTATGGAATGGCAGTCGCGCAGGCTCAGCACGCTGTTCGAGACCTTTATAACCAACTTACGGATCGCGGAATCGAAGTGGAGTTTGCAATCCATCCTGTTGCGGGAAGGATGCCTGGTCACATGAACGTCCTGCTGGCCGAAGCCGATATCCCTTACGATAAGATGAAGGAAATGGATGAGATCAACCCGACCTTCGATACGGTCGATGTAGTGATTATCAACGGTGCGAACGACGTGGTAAATCCTTTAGCCAAGACCGATCCGAATTCTCCGATTGCGGGGATGCCTATTTTGGACGTAGAAAAAGCAAAAACGATCATCGTAATCAAACGTTCTTTAAGCCCGGGCTTTGCCGGAGTTCCGAACCCTCTGTTCATCCAAGAAAACGCTCTCATGTATTTCCAAGATGGTAAGAAAGCCACTCAAGAAATCGTAACGGCCCTGAAAGACATGTAA
- a CDS encoding YbaN family protein — protein MQKEYKDYSHEVQPHKSKLIRILLIIFGTVCVALGILGIFVPGLPTTPFLLLAAACYAKASERFYNWLMNNRYFGSFIRDWRIHKAIPLRAKVIAISTIILTMGLSAIFLPVLAVRIGMGVIGLIVIAYLLRFPTKKKETPN, from the coding sequence ATGCAAAAAGAATACAAAGATTATAGCCATGAGGTGCAACCTCATAAATCCAAATTGATTCGAATACTACTAATCATATTTGGAACGGTCTGCGTCGCGTTAGGAATTTTAGGAATATTCGTACCGGGACTTCCCACGACGCCCTTTCTTCTCCTGGCAGCCGCCTGCTATGCCAAGGCTTCCGAAAGATTTTACAATTGGTTAATGAATAATAGATATTTCGGATCATTCATTAGAGATTGGAGAATTCATAAGGCTATTCCTTTGCGGGCCAAAGTAATAGCAATCTCGACTATTATCCTGACCATGGGACTCAGCGCGATATTTCTTCCTGTACTCGCCGTTCGAATCGGAATGGGAGTGATCGGGTTGATTGTCATCGCGTACCTATTACGTTTCCCTACAAAGAAGAAAGAAACACCGAATTAG
- a CDS encoding tetratricopeptide repeat protein has translation MHLSFRKTVLFVVVFGFFFGLDPLRAEASVEESPSVIPASPEGELPPPPPPTDQSEISRRKYQILALNTETINLLRSNNLVRSLANIEKIKKLDPDCLEYYYLNGAYLYAIGRYPQSKKSLLKAVEINPSHDPSYYLLGMIFVRRNKWESSVQYFQKAVELANYNPFYRLNMAMAYFETGQYLRAKAEAEKAVELKPNFRNAKLILLKSDFLLGNKANALALCKEFAKEGFLTKEFAYIYARLAMDIDKNFRKAIKLYNQFPELPFNEKRFLAHAYYHTDNFRASANVYSTILGTRILSEEDKVNYLRSLVFIKDYRRLETFVSAWMHEEPDKKVKIQEALDIAELLRDNDPKVYHMLPSRSPY, from the coding sequence ATGCATCTTTCTTTTCGGAAGACGGTTCTATTCGTAGTCGTTTTTGGATTTTTTTTCGGGTTAGATCCGCTCCGAGCGGAAGCAAGTGTGGAAGAATCTCCTTCGGTAATTCCCGCTTCCCCCGAAGGAGAATTACCTCCTCCACCGCCTCCGACGGATCAATCCGAAATCTCCCGTCGTAAATACCAAATCCTCGCTCTTAACACCGAGACTATCAATTTACTTAGAAGTAATAATCTAGTCCGCTCGCTGGCAAATATCGAAAAAATTAAGAAACTCGATCCGGATTGTTTGGAGTATTACTATCTAAACGGGGCATACTTATATGCGATCGGTCGTTATCCTCAATCTAAGAAATCCCTGTTGAAGGCGGTGGAGATAAATCCTAGCCATGATCCGTCTTATTATCTGCTCGGCATGATTTTCGTGCGCAGGAATAAATGGGAATCGTCCGTTCAATACTTTCAAAAAGCGGTCGAATTAGCGAATTATAATCCTTTCTATCGATTGAATATGGCCATGGCGTACTTTGAAACGGGTCAGTACCTTCGTGCAAAGGCCGAAGCGGAAAAGGCGGTGGAGCTGAAGCCTAATTTTCGAAATGCGAAACTCATTTTACTTAAATCCGATTTTCTGCTCGGGAATAAAGCGAATGCTTTGGCTTTATGCAAAGAATTCGCAAAAGAAGGCTTTCTTACAAAAGAATTCGCTTATATTTACGCTCGGTTAGCCATGGATATCGATAAGAATTTCCGTAAAGCGATTAAGTTATACAACCAATTTCCGGAGTTGCCGTTCAATGAAAAACGGTTTCTGGCTCACGCATACTATCACACGGATAATTTTCGGGCTTCTGCAAACGTTTATTCGACGATTCTTGGAACGAGAATATTAAGCGAAGAAGATAAAGTGAATTATTTGCGTTCACTCGTCTTTATCAAAGATTATCGAAGACTAGAAACTTTCGTCTCGGCCTGGATGCACGAAGAACCGGACAAAAAAGTAAAGATCCAAGAGGCATTGGATATTGCGGAGCTATTAAGAGATAATGATCCGAAAGTTTACCATATGTTACCTTCCCGGTCCCCTTACTAA
- a CDS encoding LIC10301 family lipoprotein — MKKFLLLLTVHLALWNCHKALPEQILGIWENTKTCTSEGSCKFPTTASGAKLTILRNGLALYGDPELQGTEKGKEFHIEYVLHEEGTKSKSPELAFRFLDLGFEIRYVISKVGDVEMELFNPEKNNTETYKRVGVK, encoded by the coding sequence ATGAAAAAATTTCTCCTTCTGCTTACGGTACATCTAGCTTTGTGGAATTGTCATAAGGCTCTCCCGGAACAGATTTTGGGAATTTGGGAAAATACGAAGACTTGCACGTCCGAGGGTAGTTGCAAATTTCCGACCACAGCTTCCGGCGCGAAACTTACGATTTTGCGAAACGGACTGGCTCTCTACGGTGATCCCGAATTACAGGGAACCGAAAAAGGAAAGGAATTTCATATCGAATATGTTCTTCATGAAGAAGGGACTAAATCTAAATCTCCCGAATTAGCGTTTCGATTTTTAGATTTAGGTTTTGAAATCCGGTACGTGATTTCGAAGGTCGGCGATGTTGAAATGGAACTTTTTAATCCGGAAAAGAATAATACGGAAACCTATAAAAGGGTAGGCGTAAAATAA
- a CDS encoding STAS domain-containing protein, whose product MRDNSEVIEIKPELTALFNDYYAFRNQLMDAIAKKPKRIVLNLGKIPVMNSISISSLVWFCKNAKSDGIEIQIQEIHPDLMKTFEVLKIDEYFQQI is encoded by the coding sequence ATGCGCGACAATTCCGAGGTTATCGAGATCAAGCCGGAGCTAACGGCTCTCTTTAACGATTATTATGCCTTCCGGAACCAGCTGATGGACGCAATAGCAAAAAAACCGAAACGAATTGTGCTAAATTTGGGAAAAATCCCCGTTATGAATTCCATTTCCATCAGTTCGTTAGTTTGGTTCTGCAAAAATGCCAAGTCCGACGGGATCGAGATCCAAATCCAAGAGATACACCCGGATCTGATGAAAACGTTCGAAGTCTTGAAAATCGACGAATACTTTCAGCAAATTTGA
- the flgB gene encoding flagellar basal body rod protein FlgB encodes MFEKTHFMKTQDLLERGMNAATLKRKVISDNIANADVPHFKRSEVLFESMIKRALESEKIEASKGIPTRIEDERHISFFTPLDYRQVQPKSSIDYLTTMRADGNNVDPEKEVVDASNSQMQYMLMADRLNANYRDLKNVMRLA; translated from the coding sequence ATGTTTGAAAAAACACATTTCATGAAAACCCAGGATCTACTGGAAAGAGGGATGAACGCTGCAACATTGAAGCGCAAAGTCATCTCGGATAATATCGCGAACGCGGATGTTCCGCATTTTAAGAGAAGCGAAGTGCTTTTCGAATCCATGATTAAGCGGGCTCTGGAATCGGAGAAAATCGAAGCTTCCAAGGGGATTCCTACGCGAATCGAAGACGAAAGGCATATTTCTTTCTTCACTCCGCTGGATTACCGCCAAGTGCAGCCGAAATCGAGTATAGATTATCTCACGACGATGAGGGCGGACGGAAACAACGTCGATCCGGAAAAGGAAGTCGTCGACGCTTCCAATTCGCAAATGCAGTACATGCTCATGGCAGATCGCCTTAATGCAAATTATCGTGATTTAAAGAACGTAATGAGGCTAGCTTAA
- the flgC gene encoding flagellar basal body rod protein FlgC — MGLFTSINISATGLSAQRLRMDVIGNNIANATTTRNTNGDGPFRRDRVVLTPVNLRTRWKSPVYPFGIAPGEGKGVKVMKIEKDMSPLRLVYDPTHPDSIQIGPKKGYVEMPNVNIVTEMTDMISASRSYEANVQMITGSKAMFNKALEIGRA, encoded by the coding sequence ATGGGACTGTTTACTTCGATTAACATTTCGGCAACCGGCCTTTCAGCCCAAAGATTGCGTATGGACGTAATCGGAAACAATATCGCTAACGCGACTACGACTCGTAATACCAACGGTGACGGCCCGTTTCGAAGAGATAGAGTCGTACTGACGCCGGTTAACCTCCGGACGCGTTGGAAAAGCCCCGTCTATCCGTTCGGCATCGCGCCGGGAGAAGGCAAAGGTGTGAAAGTAATGAAAATCGAAAAGGACATGTCTCCTTTACGATTGGTTTATGATCCCACGCACCCGGATTCCATACAGATCGGTCCTAAAAAAGGATATGTGGAAATGCCGAACGTTAACATAGTAACTGAAATGACTGATATGATCTCGGCATCCCGTTCTTACGAAGCGAACGTTCAAATGATCACCGGTTCTAAAGCGATGTTTAATAAGGCGCTGGAAATCGGAAGGGCATAA
- the fliE gene encoding flagellar hook-basal body complex protein FliE has product MQVDFNSKLWYTYNSGYSESRFPLSPKGDKVNVKAEDERHYKDVKESVSPDYVAESFSEAMRNAFKSVNDLQVEADELTQKMVYDPNSVDAHEVMIASEKARVSLTFTKTLADGVVRAYRDLTSMR; this is encoded by the coding sequence ATGCAAGTAGATTTTAATTCCAAACTCTGGTACACATATAATTCGGGTTATTCCGAATCTCGCTTTCCGCTTTCTCCGAAAGGAGACAAAGTAAACGTTAAGGCGGAAGACGAACGGCATTATAAAGACGTTAAAGAATCGGTTTCTCCCGATTACGTGGCCGAAAGCTTTTCGGAAGCGATGAGAAACGCATTCAAGTCGGTTAACGATCTTCAAGTCGAAGCCGACGAACTCACTCAAAAGATGGTCTATGATCCGAACAGCGTGGACGCTCACGAAGTCATGATAGCGTCCGAAAAAGCCAGAGTTTCCCTGACGTTCACGAAAACATTAGCGGACGGAGTAGTTCGGGCCTACCGCGATCTCACTTCTATGAGATAA
- a CDS encoding P83/100 family protein, protein MSRIRLTVLAIVLGSFATSHYAQSGPRLGETEVRSSGRVNFINRSAARADEETKGSNSKTGTALAESLKKDAKSKASEDGVSAIRILPEDKKFGADIISLGKETEFGHINSIQRILTGYVKTNFGYSEQNSETLATYILYYNAIHRKGVAYVKRKYGDEVVKNLTPDKIGIARRYNEWPDKTQIVIPIVGNILSEDGKDVHTDELETEVNKDLDKKKEGQDDKKKMDDLQRNKIEDEKRKLEEKKDENKKQQQQAAEKERKVEKELQELNKDPVKNKKQIVQKQEEKKQVQQQQQQAKKEEQQLKEKETEIAKKEEARKSDSKSSSADSSKPDSKKDSSTASSDSKKDEAKPDEKKSKEELQKELKDTKKELETVKEEQKKKEEFDKNVVGGRILFLKTLKYLSDGHYSNELHALDPANDDEISKGEFNKICGRTFEVVDGKALVVGYESDHSAEHKLILIDQETLKPTVWSKDSVFWRSPMILKGEEVYAFEERNGKYFLARFDKSLKKMAGTEEEISPNSNVTFFGDKIYVTGKEEGAGSTQITVFNKADLKLIKMIKP, encoded by the coding sequence ATGTCACGGATTCGACTGACCGTTCTCGCGATCGTTCTCGGAAGTTTTGCGACTTCCCATTATGCACAGTCCGGTCCCCGGTTAGGGGAAACCGAGGTCCGCTCTTCCGGGAGGGTCAATTTTATAAACCGTTCCGCCGCTAGGGCCGATGAGGAAACGAAAGGAAGTAATTCTAAAACGGGTACGGCGCTTGCCGAGTCTCTTAAGAAAGACGCAAAAAGTAAGGCGAGTGAAGATGGGGTTAGCGCGATACGTATCCTTCCCGAAGATAAAAAATTCGGAGCAGACATTATCAGTCTCGGTAAGGAGACCGAATTCGGGCATATTAATTCCATTCAAAGAATTTTAACGGGTTATGTTAAAACGAACTTCGGTTACTCGGAGCAGAATTCCGAAACGCTTGCGACTTACATTCTTTATTATAATGCGATTCATAGAAAAGGCGTCGCGTATGTTAAACGTAAATATGGAGACGAAGTAGTTAAGAATTTAACTCCCGATAAAATAGGTATCGCAAGGCGATATAATGAGTGGCCCGATAAAACGCAGATCGTCATTCCTATAGTCGGCAATATTCTTTCCGAAGACGGGAAAGATGTTCATACGGACGAGCTTGAGACCGAAGTAAACAAGGATCTGGATAAGAAGAAGGAGGGGCAGGATGATAAGAAAAAAATGGACGACCTCCAACGTAATAAGATCGAAGACGAGAAACGAAAGTTAGAAGAAAAGAAAGACGAAAATAAAAAGCAGCAACAGCAAGCTGCCGAAAAAGAGAGAAAAGTCGAAAAAGAACTTCAGGAATTAAATAAGGATCCGGTTAAGAACAAGAAGCAGATCGTTCAGAAGCAGGAAGAAAAAAAGCAGGTTCAGCAGCAGCAACAGCAGGCCAAAAAGGAAGAGCAACAATTAAAGGAGAAAGAGACGGAAATCGCCAAGAAAGAAGAAGCGCGAAAATCGGATTCAAAATCCTCATCGGCCGATTCGTCCAAGCCCGACTCTAAAAAGGATTCTTCCACTGCCTCCAGCGATTCTAAGAAGGACGAAGCAAAACCGGACGAGAAAAAGAGTAAGGAAGAACTTCAAAAGGAACTGAAGGATACCAAGAAGGAACTGGAGACAGTCAAAGAAGAGCAGAAGAAAAAAGAAGAATTTGATAAGAATGTAGTCGGAGGCAGGATTCTATTCTTAAAAACCCTTAAATACCTTTCTGACGGACACTATAGTAATGAGCTCCACGCTTTGGATCCGGCGAATGACGACGAGATCTCCAAAGGAGAATTTAATAAGATATGCGGTAGAACTTTCGAAGTTGTCGACGGAAAGGCCCTCGTTGTCGGATATGAGTCCGATCACTCTGCAGAACATAAGCTAATTCTTATAGACCAAGAGACGCTCAAACCGACGGTCTGGTCTAAAGATTCGGTTTTCTGGCGTTCACCGATGATTCTTAAAGGTGAAGAAGTATACGCCTTCGAAGAAAGAAACGGAAAGTATTTCCTGGCCCGATTCGATAAATCTTTAAAGAAAATGGCCGGAACCGAGGAAGAGATTAGTCCGAATTCGAACGTTACTTTCTTCGGTGACAAGATTTATGTTACCGGTAAAGAAGAAGGTGCCGGGTCTACCCAGATCACCGTCTTTAACAAAGCGGATTTAAAGTTGATTAAAATGATTAAGCCTTAG
- the serC gene encoding 3-phosphoserine/phosphohydroxythreonine transaminase, which produces MREFRRRIYNFCAGPAMLPTSVMEKAAGEFLNFRNSGMSIMEVSHRGKLFDQVLDEALALLRELLSIPDEFEIAFFSGGATLHFSAIPWNLLKDGESADYCVTGIFAKKAMEEAQRFNPVQKIYDGDSHHYTTIPDLTDANVSDGAAYLYITSNNTLFGSRYPTIPTITKVPLVADMTSEILSRKIDIRKFGVIFAGAQKNIGPAGLSVVIIRKDLLGRSKRTIPVLMDYGLTVKNKSMYNTPPTYSIYIAKLVFEWLKDKGGLDIIEKENEDKAKLLYDYLDSTSLYTVPVKKAYRSTMNVVFALKDKSLESKFIEQADDRGLHGLEGHRLVGGFRASIYNSMPKEGILALVEFMKEFEANA; this is translated from the coding sequence ATGCGCGAATTTCGACGGAGAATCTATAATTTCTGTGCCGGTCCGGCCATGCTTCCCACTTCCGTAATGGAAAAGGCAGCCGGAGAATTTTTGAATTTCAGGAATTCCGGAATGTCCATTATGGAGGTCAGCCATAGGGGCAAATTATTCGATCAAGTGTTGGACGAAGCGTTAGCTCTCCTACGCGAATTATTGTCGATCCCGGACGAATTTGAAATCGCTTTCTTTTCGGGCGGGGCCACCCTTCATTTTTCCGCGATTCCCTGGAACCTATTAAAGGACGGTGAAAGCGCAGACTATTGCGTCACCGGAATTTTCGCTAAAAAGGCGATGGAGGAAGCCCAGCGATTTAATCCCGTTCAAAAAATTTATGACGGCGATTCCCACCATTATACTACGATCCCGGATCTAACGGATGCAAACGTGAGTGATGGAGCCGCCTACCTTTACATCACTTCGAATAATACTTTGTTCGGGTCCCGCTATCCGACCATTCCTACGATCACGAAGGTACCCCTCGTCGCGGATATGACTTCCGAAATACTATCAAGAAAAATTGATATTCGGAAATTCGGCGTAATCTTTGCAGGTGCTCAAAAGAATATCGGCCCGGCAGGTTTAAGCGTCGTGATCATCCGAAAGGACTTACTCGGTCGTTCTAAACGGACGATCCCCGTATTAATGGATTACGGTTTAACCGTAAAGAATAAGTCTATGTACAACACTCCACCGACCTATTCCATCTATATAGCCAAGTTGGTTTTCGAGTGGTTAAAGGATAAAGGGGGCTTGGATATTATCGAGAAGGAAAACGAAGACAAAGCGAAACTGCTTTACGATTATCTGGATTCGACTTCCTTATACACGGTACCGGTAAAAAAAGCCTACCGATCTACGATGAATGTCGTATTTGCGTTAAAAGATAAATCGTTAGAATCGAAGTTCATAGAGCAGGCTGACGACCGCGGATTGCACGGTCTCGAAGGGCATCGTCTTGTAGGCGGATTTCGAGCTTCCATATACAATTCCATGCCTAAAGAAGGAATCTTGGCCTTGGTAGAATTCATGAAAGAATTCGAAGCTAACGCCTAA
- the rpiB gene encoding ribose 5-phosphate isomerase B, with translation MKKIGIASDHGGFELKEYLRQELGNSIEIVDYGTKDESSVDYPIVIGEACKKVLTGEVDGLIALCGTGIGASITANRFKGIRAALCHDEFTAEMSRRHNNANVLVLGGRVLGKELAIRICQKWLSTTFEAGRHERRVNQLDSIS, from the coding sequence ATGAAAAAGATAGGCATTGCCTCCGATCACGGAGGTTTCGAGCTAAAAGAATACCTAAGACAGGAATTAGGAAATTCGATAGAAATAGTAGATTACGGAACCAAAGACGAATCTTCCGTAGATTATCCGATCGTTATCGGTGAGGCCTGCAAAAAAGTCCTCACGGGAGAAGTCGACGGCTTAATCGCTCTCTGCGGAACCGGGATCGGGGCCTCGATAACGGCAAACAGATTTAAGGGAATTCGGGCCGCACTTTGCCACGACGAATTTACTGCGGAAATGTCCCGTCGTCATAATAACGCGAACGTTTTGGTGCTCGGGGGCCGAGTTCTTGGAAAGGAACTGGCGATTCGGATTTGCCAAAAATGGCTCTCCACTACATTTGAAGCTGGCCGTCATGAAAGACGCGTAAACCAGCTCGACTCGATTAGCTAG